One Setaria italica strain Yugu1 chromosome I, Setaria_italica_v2.0, whole genome shotgun sequence DNA window includes the following coding sequences:
- the LOC101762213 gene encoding mediator of RNA polymerase II transcription subunit 36a produces the protein MRPPARGRGGRGGRFDGGGRSGGGGRGFGGGRGGRGDRGGRGGGGRTPRGRGGGMRGGRGGGMRGGSKAVVVAHKHAGIFISKSKEDALCTKNMVPGESVYSEKRVSVQNEDGTKVEYRVWNPFRSKLAAAVLGGVDNIWIAPGTRVLYLGAASGTTVSHVSDIVGPDGLVYAVEFSHRSGRDLVNMAKKRTNVIPIIEDARHPARYRMLVGMVDVIFSDVAQPDQARILALNASYFLKNGGHFVISIKANCIDSTMPAEAVFAAEVEKLKADQFKPSEQVTLEPFERDHACVVGGYRMPKKQKAT, from the exons ATGAGGCCACCAGCGCGAG GACGCGGCGGTAGGGGAGGTAGATTCGATGGTggcggccgcagcggcggcgggggccgtgGCTTTGGCGGTGGTAGAGGTGGGAGAGGTGACAGGGGTggcagaggtggaggtggtaGGACTCCGAGAGGCCGCGGTGGAGGCATGAGGGGTGGTCGCGGTGGAGGCATGAGGGGCGGGAGCAAGGCCGTCGTGGTGGCGCACAAGCACGCCGGTATCTTCATCTCCAAGTCCAAGGAGGACGCGCTCTGCACCAAGAACATGGTCCCTGGCGAGTCCGTCTATTCAGAGAAGCGCGTCTCCGTCCAG AACGAGGATGGGACAAAGGTTGAATACAGGGTGTGGAATCCCTTCCGTTCCaagcttgctgctgctgtgcttgGTGGTGTTGACAACATCTGGATT GCTCCTGGTACTCGTGTGCTGTATCTTGGTGCTGCTTCTGGCACAACTGTGTCCCATGTGTCTGATATTGTTGGACCT GATGGGTTGGTCTATGCTGTTGAGTTCTCTCACAGGAGTGGTAGGGATCTTGTCAATATGGCAAAGAAGAGAACCAATGTGATCCCCATTATTGAGGATGCTAGGCACCCAGCGAGGTACCGCATGTTGGTTGGCATGGTTGATGTTATCTTCTCTGATGTTGCACAGCCTGACCAG GCTAGGATCTTAGCCCTTAATGCTTCATACTTCTTGAAGAATGGTGGCCATTTTGTGATATCTATCAAG GCAAACTGTATTGACTCCACCATGCCTGCTGAGGCTGTGTTTGCTGCTGAAGTGGAGAAGCTGAAGGCTGACCAGTTCAAGCCATCGGAGCAGGTGACCCTGGAGCCCTTTGAGCGCGACCACGCCTGCGTCGTTGGTGGCTACAGGATGCCCAAGAAGCAAAAGGCTACTTAA
- the LOC101772349 gene encoding protein DETOXIFICATION 34, whose protein sequence is MGSALETLCGQAYGAGQVAMLGVYMQRSWIVLSASALLLTPLYVFAAPVLRLLGQDEQVAAAAGSFTRGIIPQMFALAINFPTQKFLQAQSKVGVLAWVGFAALAAHVGLLALFVSVLGWGVAGAAAAYDVSSWLASLAQVAYVVGWCRDDGWTGLSRAAFRELWAFVKLSLASAVMLCLEIWYMMVLVVLTGHLDDAEIAVDSISICMNINGWEGMLFIGLSAAISVRVSNELGSGRPRATKHAVAVVLAQSLAFGLAAMALILATRERFPVIFTGDRHLQKAVSNIAYLLAVTMVLNSIQPVISGVAVGGGWQAVVAYINLGCYYAFGLPLGFIFGYLFRFGVQGIWAGMLCGTALQTAILTYMVWRTDWKAEASLALERVRIWGGQHQKLPTTDQDVVI, encoded by the exons ATGGGCAGCGCGCTCGAGACGCTCTGCGGGCAGGCCTACGGCGCCGGGCAGGTGGCCATGCTGGGCGTGTACATGCAGCGCTCCTGGATCGTCCTCTCGGCGTCGGCGCTCCTGCTGACGCCGCTGTACGTGTTCGCGGCGCCTGTGCTGCGGCTGCTGGGGCAGGACGAAcaggtggccgccgccgccgggagcttCACCCGCGGCATCATCCCGCAGATGTTCGCGCTGGCCATCAACTTCCCGACGCAGAAGTTTTTGCAGGCGCAGAGCAAGGTGGGGGTGCTGGCGTGGGTGGGGttcgcggcgctggcggcgcacGTGGGCCTGCTGGCGCTGTTCGTGTCCGTGCTCGGGTGGGGcgtggccggcgccgcggcggcgtacGACGTGTCGTCGTGGCTGGCGTCGCTGGCGCAGGTGGCTTACGTGGTGGGGTGGTGCCGGGACGACGGGTGGACGGGGCTGTCCCGAGCGGCGTTCAGGGAGCTGTGGGCGTTCGTGAAGCTGTCGCTGGCATCCGCCGTGATGCTGTGCCTGGAGATCTGGTACATGatggtgctggtggtgctgaCGGGGCACCTGGACGACGCGGAGATCGCCGTGgactccatctccatctgcatGAACATCAACGGGTGGGAGGGGATGCTCTTCATCGGCCTCAGCGCCGCCATCAGCGTGCGCGTGTCCAACGAGCTGGGctccggccgcccccgcgccACCAAGcacgcggtggcggtggtgctggcgCAGTCGCTCGCGTTCGGGCTCGCCGCCATGGCGCTCATCCTGGCGACGCGGGAGCGGTTCCCGGTGATCTTCACCGGCGATAGGCACCTGCAGAAGGCCGTGTCCAACATCGCCTACCTGCTGGCCGTCACCATGGTGCTCAACAGCATCCAGCCCGTGATCTcgggcgtcgccgtcggcggaGGGTGGCAGGCCGTCGTCGCCTACATCAACCTGGGGTGCTACTACGCCTTCGGGCTCCCGCTGGGGTTCATCTTCGGCTACCTCTTCAGGTTCGGAGTGCAGGGCATCTGGGCGGGCATGCTCTGCGGCACCGCGCTGCAGACGGCCATCCTCACATACATGGTCTGGAGAACCGACTGGAAAGCAGAG GCGTCGCTGGCGTTGGAGAGAGTCAGAATATGGGGTGGGCAGCACCAAAAGCTTCCCACCACGGATCAGGACGTGGTTATCTAG
- the LOC101762613 gene encoding ATG8-interacting protein 2 isoform X2, which yields MEPDQSGTEQTSPRGNDWEVVQLTASAYAAAPAPRRSEPSEEAEAKKYGTKGDDSAAALLMSGHFSVSQSEVESLLIGADIKGPHKELCSQDAVSNEGDEEKYQETCKHKLEGDLPSIPSLDKGKNVSLGDMEFDDGKALQGMSLVGEESVGFSSPIYSSIEAEKDLGQSATESRNEKKTEESTLHIVNPKTGSSKVVSSGEQNKPDGSGPRDAWWKKKILSLYKNAKESNNFWPIVAAAAAAAAGLVGLAYFGHRWHKGKLQLQLGKQPPSCNKEAAEC from the coding sequence atggagcctGACCAGAGTGGCACCGAGCAGACCTCTCCACGTGGGAATGATTGGGAAGTCGTGCAACTCACTGCATCAGCATACGCAGCTGCACCTGCACCGAGGAGATCTGAACCTTCTGAGGAGGCTGAAGCTAAGAAATACGGCACCAAAGGGGATGATTCAGCAGCTGCCCTGTTGATGTCTGGCCATTTCTCCGTGTCCCAGAGTGAAGTTGAGAGCCTCCTCATAGGCGCAGACATCAAAGGACCGCACAAGGAGCTCTGCAGCCAAGATGCAGTTTCTAACGAGGGTGATGAAGAGAAATACCAAGAAACTTGCAAGCATAAATTGGAGGGTGACCTACCCAGTATTCCATCCTTGGACAAAGGGAAAAATGTTTCCTTGGGTGATATGGAGTTTGATGATGGCAAAGCATTGCAGGGCATGAGTTTGGTCGGGGAAGAGTCGGTTGGGTTCTCATCACCTATTTACAGCTCAATTGAGGCTGAAAAGGATTTAGGCCAATCAGCTACGGAGAGTAGAAATGAGAAGAAAACTGAGGAGTCAACTCTGCATATTGTGAACCCCAAAACCGGTTCATCAAAGGTCGTTTCATCTGGTGAACAGAACAAACCTGATGGTTCAGGCCCACGGGATGCatggtggaagaagaagattttATCTCTGTACAAGAATGCAAAGGAAAGCAACAACTTCTGGCCTATTgttgcggctgctgctgctgctgctgctggtttgGTGGGCCTGGCATATTTTGGGCACCGCTGGCATAAGGGCAAGTTGCAACTTCAGCTGGGGAAACAGCCACCTTCTTGCAACAAGGAG